A single genomic interval of Microbacterium sp. BLY harbors:
- a CDS encoding cupin domain-containing protein has protein sequence MTGLVPGVVVDAARLPLTHASLPAEDVRDGTPTTAYTVLDDAGGIEIGVWEMTAGTASDTEEDEVFVVLSGRATIAFTAPALPPVEVGPGSVVRLSAGMRTVWTVTETLRKVSIGI, from the coding sequence GTGACCGGTCTCGTCCCGGGGGTCGTCGTCGACGCCGCCCGCCTCCCGCTGACGCACGCTTCCCTGCCCGCCGAAGACGTCCGCGACGGCACCCCGACCACGGCCTACACGGTGCTCGACGATGCGGGCGGGATCGAGATCGGCGTCTGGGAGATGACCGCCGGCACCGCGTCCGACACCGAGGAGGACGAGGTGTTCGTGGTGCTGTCGGGACGCGCGACCATCGCGTTCACCGCCCCCGCCCTCCCTCCCGTCGAGGTCGGCCCGGGGTCCGTGGTGCGCCTCTCCGCCGGCATGCGCACCGTCTGGACCGTCACCGAGACGCTGCGGAAGGTCTCAATCGGGATCTGA
- a CDS encoding site-specific DNA-methyltransferase: MSVIEGDNLAVAATLPSGSFTLVYLDPPFNTGRVRERQVVTARRTFTTPEESADSDGNRPESADTASDLLSSERAPGEPEVRHGFHGHRYERVRGMLRAYDDSFDDYGAFLMPRLEEAWRLLADDGTLYLHLDYREAHYAKVMLDAVFGRDCFLNELIWAYDYGAKSRRRWPTKHDTILVYVKNPRTYVFNSDDVDREPYMAPGLVTAEKAARGKLPTDVWWHTIVPTTGREKTGYPTQKPEGILRRIVAASSRPGDRVLDLFAGSGTTGAVASALGREAVLVDDNPEAVRVMAARIPHAEVRRA, encoded by the coding sequence GTGTCGGTGATCGAGGGGGACAACCTCGCGGTCGCGGCGACGCTCCCGTCCGGATCCTTCACGCTCGTCTACCTCGACCCGCCGTTCAACACCGGGCGGGTGCGGGAGCGGCAGGTGGTCACCGCCCGCCGCACGTTCACAACTCCGGAGGAATCGGCTGATTCGGACGGCAACCGCCCCGAATCGGCCGACACCGCATCGGATCTCCTGAGTTCTGAACGTGCGCCCGGCGAGCCCGAGGTGCGGCACGGGTTCCACGGACACCGGTACGAGCGGGTGCGGGGCATGCTGCGCGCGTACGACGACAGCTTCGACGACTATGGCGCCTTCCTCATGCCGCGGCTGGAGGAGGCCTGGCGTCTGCTCGCCGACGACGGCACCCTCTACCTGCACCTCGACTACCGCGAGGCGCACTATGCGAAGGTCATGCTCGACGCCGTGTTCGGTCGGGACTGCTTCCTGAACGAACTCATCTGGGCGTACGACTACGGGGCGAAGTCACGGCGACGCTGGCCGACGAAGCACGACACGATCCTCGTGTACGTGAAGAACCCGCGGACCTACGTCTTCAACTCCGACGACGTCGACCGCGAGCCCTACATGGCGCCCGGCCTGGTGACCGCGGAGAAGGCCGCGCGCGGCAAGCTCCCGACGGACGTGTGGTGGCACACGATCGTCCCCACCACCGGGCGGGAGAAGACCGGGTACCCGACGCAGAAGCCGGAGGGCATCCTCCGGCGCATCGTCGCGGCGTCCAGCCGCCCCGGTGATCGGGTGCTCGACCTGTTCGCCGGCAGCGGCACGACCGGGGCCGTGGCCTCCGCACTCGGCCGGGAGGCGGTGCTCGTGGACGACAATCCGGAGGCCGTGCGGGTCATGGCGGCGCGGATCCCGCACGCCGAGGTGCGTCGGGCCTGA
- a CDS encoding biotin/lipoate A/B protein ligase family protein, whose translation MHGEYKVPGGKLVVVDLEVENDRIARFRLAGDFFLEPDSALDDINAAVEGLPAESDATAIAAAVRGALPDGAQLLGFTPEAVGTAVRRALVTAPGWGDFDWEIVHEKAVSPRMNLALDEVLTSRVGEGRRRPTLRIWEWNESAVVIGSFQSYRNEVDPEGAARHGFDVVRRISGGGAMLMAAGQIITYSLYVPASLVAGMTFADSYAFLDDWVLQALRSLGIDAVYQPLNDIASPTGKIGGAAQKRLANGGVLHHATLSYDIDGQMMTEVLRIGREKLSDKGTTSAAKRVDPLRSQTGLERAEIIERFKDTFRSLTSAEDGGITPDEYADAEALVESKFSTDAWLHRVP comes from the coding sequence GTGCACGGTGAATACAAGGTTCCTGGGGGCAAGCTCGTGGTCGTCGACCTCGAGGTCGAGAACGACCGGATCGCGCGGTTCCGGCTCGCCGGGGACTTCTTCCTCGAACCGGACTCCGCGCTCGACGACATCAACGCGGCGGTCGAGGGCCTCCCCGCCGAGTCGGACGCGACGGCGATCGCCGCCGCCGTCCGCGGCGCGCTCCCCGACGGCGCCCAGCTGCTCGGCTTCACCCCCGAGGCGGTCGGCACCGCCGTCCGCCGCGCGCTCGTCACCGCGCCCGGCTGGGGCGACTTCGACTGGGAGATCGTGCACGAGAAGGCGGTCTCGCCGCGCATGAACCTCGCCCTCGACGAGGTGCTCACCTCGCGGGTCGGCGAAGGCCGCCGCCGGCCCACGCTGCGGATCTGGGAATGGAACGAGTCGGCCGTCGTCATCGGGTCGTTCCAGTCGTACCGCAACGAGGTCGACCCCGAGGGCGCGGCCCGGCACGGGTTCGACGTCGTCCGTCGCATCTCCGGGGGCGGGGCGATGCTCATGGCCGCCGGGCAGATCATCACCTACTCGCTGTACGTCCCGGCCTCGCTCGTCGCCGGCATGACCTTCGCCGACTCCTACGCGTTCCTCGACGACTGGGTGCTGCAGGCGCTGCGCTCCCTCGGCATCGATGCGGTCTACCAGCCCCTCAACGACATCGCGAGCCCCACCGGAAAGATCGGCGGCGCCGCGCAGAAGCGCCTCGCGAACGGGGGCGTGCTGCACCACGCCACCCTCTCCTACGACATCGACGGCCAGATGATGACCGAGGTGCTGCGCATCGGACGGGAGAAGCTCAGCGACAAGGGCACGACGTCCGCCGCCAAGCGGGTCGACCCGTTGCGCAGCCAGACCGGGCTCGAGCGCGCCGAGATCATCGAACGCTTCAAGGACACGTTCCGCTCGCTCACCTCCGCCGAGGACGGCGGCATCACACCCGACGAATACGCCGACGCCGAGGCCCTCGTGGAGTCGAAGTTCTCGACCGACGCGTGGTTGCACCGGGTTCCGTGA
- a CDS encoding DUF1684 domain-containing protein codes for MSFLTDWHEWHASRERYAGSEYGPSALESTNWLITEPAAVDGVPGLWALTGDGGIRGSELGPSGSVVTLRGTQTLRLGRRELRVFDRHGALALRVWNPARPQREWFTAIDAYAPDERWRIPATFEPAADERMVVTAVDGEERETPIAGRLRFELAGAPHELTVTRAGSGALSAVFADGTNGLETYRFRFLPVEEPAADGSAVIDFNRAYLPPCAFSDQFICPLPTPGNRYSTPIRAGERVVVLGG; via the coding sequence ATGAGCTTCCTGACCGACTGGCACGAGTGGCATGCGTCGCGCGAACGGTATGCGGGGTCGGAGTACGGGCCGTCGGCGCTCGAGTCGACGAACTGGCTCATCACCGAACCCGCGGCCGTCGACGGAGTCCCGGGACTCTGGGCTCTCACCGGGGACGGAGGCATCCGCGGCAGCGAGCTCGGACCCTCCGGATCGGTCGTCACACTCCGCGGGACGCAGACCCTGCGCCTGGGCCGTCGGGAACTGCGCGTGTTCGACCGTCACGGGGCGCTCGCCCTCCGCGTCTGGAACCCGGCGCGCCCGCAGCGGGAGTGGTTCACGGCGATCGACGCGTACGCCCCGGACGAGCGCTGGCGGATCCCGGCGACATTCGAGCCCGCAGCCGACGAGCGGATGGTCGTCACGGCGGTCGACGGTGAGGAGCGGGAGACGCCGATCGCGGGACGGCTCCGGTTCGAGCTCGCCGGCGCACCCCACGAACTCACCGTCACCCGCGCCGGCAGCGGGGCGCTCAGCGCCGTCTTCGCCGACGGCACGAACGGCCTCGAGACCTACCGGTTCCGATTCCTGCCGGTGGAGGAGCCCGCCGCCGACGGATCGGCGGTGATCGACTTCAACCGCGCCTACCTGCCGCCGTGCGCCTTCTCCGACCAGTTCATCTGCCCCCTGCCCACGCCCGGCAACCGCTACTCCACACCGATCAGGGCCGGGGAACGCGTGGTCGTGCTCGGCGGCTGA
- a CDS encoding alpha/beta fold hydrolase, which produces MTETREYTDSHGIVIVYDVHPAEGTPRGVVQLLHGVGEHAGRYPALIAALTGAGFRVYADDHRGHGRTGMRQHGDPARLGRLGPGGLRAAKDAIWQLTGLIRDENPDLPLVLLGHSWGSFLAQMLLNEHAEAFDAVILSGSALRTPRSLNPAPLNAAWAADDATGYEWLSRDPAVWKAFEEDPLTTGVPLLTLFGPLDAARLYGRPAKHLARDLPMLLLVGRDDPVGGPRSVHKLADAYRRRSGLTDVTTLVYPDARHEIFQELQQDEVRADVLAWLDAHIPTR; this is translated from the coding sequence ATGACCGAGACCCGCGAGTACACCGACAGCCACGGCATCGTCATCGTCTACGACGTCCACCCGGCGGAGGGGACGCCCCGCGGGGTCGTCCAACTGCTGCACGGGGTGGGTGAGCACGCGGGGCGGTACCCCGCGCTCATCGCGGCTCTCACCGGGGCGGGATTCAGGGTCTACGCCGACGACCACCGCGGACACGGGCGCACCGGCATGCGCCAGCACGGCGACCCGGCCCGGCTCGGACGGCTCGGCCCCGGAGGTCTCCGGGCAGCCAAGGACGCGATCTGGCAGCTGACCGGCCTCATCCGCGACGAGAACCCCGACCTCCCGCTCGTGCTGCTCGGACACTCGTGGGGGTCGTTCCTCGCGCAGATGCTGCTGAACGAGCACGCCGAGGCCTTCGACGCGGTCATCCTGTCGGGCTCGGCGCTGCGCACGCCCCGCTCGCTGAACCCGGCGCCGCTGAACGCCGCCTGGGCCGCCGACGACGCGACCGGGTACGAGTGGCTGAGCCGCGACCCCGCGGTGTGGAAGGCCTTCGAGGAGGATCCGCTCACGACGGGCGTGCCGCTGCTCACGCTCTTCGGCCCGCTCGACGCGGCGCGACTCTACGGACGCCCGGCGAAGCACCTGGCGCGCGACCTCCCGATGCTGCTCCTCGTCGGCCGTGACGATCCGGTCGGCGGCCCGCGCAGCGTCCACAAGCTCGCCGACGCGTACCGCCGGCGCTCCGGGCTCACCGACGTCACGACCCTCGTCTATCCCGACGCCCGGCACGAGATCTTCCAGGAGCTCCAGCAGGACGAGGTGCGCGCCGACGTGCTCGCCTGGCTCGACGCCCACATCCCCACCCGCTGA
- a CDS encoding copper homeostasis protein CutC — protein sequence MTRTIALEIAVQDPAGVRIAAEVGAARVELATALALGGLTPSPATLDLALEAAGAGGPEVHVLIRPRAGGFHYSADELAVAERDVRHAIAAGAAGVVIGALDGEGRLDRDAMARLRDAADGAPATLHRAIDVTPDPVATLRAARELGLRRVLTSGGASAAIDGIDTLRALVAAAEGQIEIMAGSGVDVASAPVLAATGVDAIHFSAKRAVVEDGGVRMGSASDGVGGYEVTDRDIAFAIRDALAETER from the coding sequence GTGACCCGAACGATCGCCCTCGAAATCGCCGTCCAGGACCCCGCCGGAGTGCGCATCGCCGCCGAGGTCGGCGCCGCCCGCGTCGAACTCGCCACCGCTCTCGCCCTGGGCGGACTCACCCCCTCGCCCGCCACGCTCGACCTCGCCCTCGAGGCCGCGGGCGCCGGAGGACCCGAGGTGCACGTCCTCATCCGTCCGCGCGCCGGCGGCTTCCACTACAGCGCCGACGAGCTCGCCGTCGCCGAGCGCGACGTGCGCCACGCGATCGCCGCCGGAGCCGCGGGAGTGGTGATCGGCGCGCTCGACGGCGAGGGGCGGCTGGATCGCGACGCCATGGCCCGGCTGCGGGATGCCGCCGACGGCGCCCCGGCGACCCTGCACCGCGCGATCGACGTCACCCCCGACCCGGTGGCGACCCTGCGTGCGGCGCGCGAGCTCGGACTCCGTCGGGTGCTCACCTCCGGAGGGGCATCCGCCGCGATCGACGGCATCGACACGCTGCGCGCCCTCGTCGCCGCGGCCGAGGGGCAGATCGAGATCATGGCCGGCAGCGGCGTCGACGTCGCGAGCGCTCCGGTGCTGGCCGCGACCGGTGTCGACGCGATCCACTTCTCCGCGAAGCGCGCCGTCGTCGAGGACGGCGGGGTACGCATGGGCTCCGCCTCCGACGGTGTCGGCGGATACGAGGTGACCGATCGCGACATCGCCTTCGCCATCCGCGACGCCCTCGCGGAGACCGAGCGGTAA
- a CDS encoding MarR family winged helix-turn-helix transcriptional regulator, producing the protein MSASDDSLHLTATDLRMATFRLARRLRCARAADLMSDTQLAVLAELRMNGRRTISTLAERERVTAPSMTSIVNGLEEQGFVARTPDEDDRRRVQVDITPAGIEIVAETIRRRDVLLADMLREVDYTEEELATLREASALMRRVVER; encoded by the coding sequence ATGTCTGCGTCCGATGATTCCCTGCACCTCACCGCCACAGACCTCCGCATGGCCACTTTCCGGCTCGCCCGCCGGCTCCGCTGCGCCCGCGCCGCCGACCTGATGAGCGACACCCAGCTCGCCGTGCTCGCCGAGCTGCGCATGAACGGCCGCCGGACGATCTCCACCCTCGCCGAGCGCGAGCGGGTGACCGCTCCGTCGATGACGAGCATCGTGAACGGGCTCGAGGAACAGGGGTTCGTGGCCCGCACCCCGGACGAGGACGACCGCCGTCGCGTGCAGGTGGACATCACTCCCGCCGGTATCGAGATCGTCGCCGAGACCATCCGCCGTCGCGACGTGCTGCTGGCCGACATGCTCCGCGAGGTCGACTACACCGAGGAGGAGCTGGCGACCCTGCGAGAAGCGAGCGCCCTGATGCGGAGGGTGGTGGAGCGATGA
- a CDS encoding MFS transporter, producing the protein MFRSFANINYRIWFAGALVSNVGGWMQATAQDWVVLTELTDNDATAMGVTMALQFGPPLVLVSLTGWVADRFDRRKILLTTQTALLGLAIAVGSLLLAGVMTLPMMLAFALGFGIVNAFDAPARQAFVSDMVSASETSNAVALNSASFNLARMIGPAVGGLLIVAIGSGWVFIVNAATFLAMIVALLLMRTHLLAPRPKNRSRGGLAEGFRYVWARSDLKVVFVTVFLIGAFGMNFPIFASTMALEFGAGADGYGVLSSVLAIGSLIGALLAARRDRARVRVVILAAGGFGIAAFVSAAMPTYLSYAVTLTFTGFMIVTLLTTANGYVQITTDPALRGRVLALYMAVIMGSTPVGAPIAGWVADAFGPRAAIMLGGTAGFIACAIGVTWVLTSGRLRREESSRFRLTLDETRPLRVIQPVEPVDYTEKAAATTPIRLPRRDE; encoded by the coding sequence ATGTTCCGTTCGTTCGCGAACATCAACTACCGCATCTGGTTCGCCGGCGCCCTCGTGTCCAACGTCGGCGGGTGGATGCAGGCCACCGCGCAGGACTGGGTGGTGCTGACCGAGCTCACCGACAACGACGCCACCGCGATGGGCGTCACCATGGCGCTGCAGTTCGGCCCTCCCCTGGTGCTCGTGAGCCTGACCGGCTGGGTCGCCGACCGCTTCGACCGGCGGAAGATCCTCCTGACGACACAGACCGCGCTGCTCGGCCTCGCCATCGCGGTGGGCTCGCTGCTGCTCGCCGGCGTGATGACCCTGCCGATGATGCTCGCTTTCGCCCTCGGATTCGGCATCGTCAACGCGTTCGACGCGCCCGCCCGCCAGGCGTTCGTGTCGGACATGGTGTCCGCGTCCGAGACGTCGAACGCCGTGGCCCTCAACTCCGCCTCCTTCAACCTCGCCCGCATGATCGGCCCCGCGGTCGGCGGTCTGCTGATCGTGGCGATCGGCTCCGGCTGGGTGTTCATCGTCAACGCCGCGACGTTCCTTGCCATGATCGTCGCGCTGCTGCTCATGCGCACGCACCTGCTGGCCCCGCGCCCGAAGAACCGCAGCCGCGGCGGCCTCGCCGAGGGCTTCCGGTACGTCTGGGCACGCAGCGACCTCAAGGTCGTGTTCGTGACGGTGTTCCTCATCGGCGCGTTCGGAATGAACTTCCCGATCTTCGCCTCGACGATGGCGCTGGAGTTCGGGGCCGGCGCCGACGGCTACGGCGTGCTGAGCTCGGTGCTCGCGATCGGCTCGCTGATCGGTGCCCTCCTCGCCGCGCGTCGCGACCGGGCGCGGGTGCGTGTGGTGATCCTCGCGGCGGGCGGCTTCGGGATCGCGGCCTTCGTCTCGGCCGCGATGCCCACCTACCTCTCCTACGCGGTCACGCTCACGTTCACCGGTTTCATGATCGTGACGCTGCTGACCACGGCCAACGGCTACGTGCAGATCACGACGGATCCGGCGCTGCGCGGCCGGGTCCTCGCCCTCTACATGGCCGTCATCATGGGGTCGACGCCGGTCGGCGCCCCCATCGCGGGCTGGGTGGCCGACGCGTTCGGTCCCCGCGCCGCGATCATGCTCGGCGGTACGGCCGGCTTCATCGCGTGCGCGATCGGCGTGACGTGGGTGCTGACGTCCGGGCGACTGCGGCGGGAGGAGAGCAGCCGCTTCCGACTGACGCTCGACGAGACCCGGCCGCTGCGGGTCATCCAGCCGGTCGAGCCGGTCGACTACACGGAGAAGGCGGCGGCGACCACGCCCATCCGCCTGCCGCGCCGCGACGAGTGA
- the rocD gene encoding ornithine--oxo-acid transaminase, which yields MEQTAGASTLRQAQGPSAVAEPHVAHNYHPLPVMIARGEGAWVTDVEGKRYLDLLAAYSAVNFGHRHPALVAALAEQLGRVTLVSRAFQSDMLEPFAAALAALCGKELVLPMNTGAEAVETGIKVARAWGYRVKGIPEGQARIIVAAGNFHGRTTTIVGFSDDPTARDDFGPYAPGFDAVPYGDADAIAAAITADTAAVLVEPIQGEAGVVIPPEGYLRRIREICDEKNVLFIADEIQAGLGRVGETFACDREGVVPDLYLLGKALGGGILPVSAVVGNADVLGVIRPGEHGSTFGGNPLAAAVGLRVVEMLQTGEFQERARALGAHLEQALQPLIGHGVTGVRLAGLWAGVDIDPAVGTGREIAEKLLDRGVLVKDTHGQTIRIAPPLVIRATELDWAVEQLKVVLDA from the coding sequence ATCGAGCAGACGGCGGGCGCTTCGACCCTTCGACAGGCTCAGGGACCCAGCGCGGTCGCGGAGCCGCACGTCGCCCACAACTACCACCCGCTGCCCGTCATGATCGCGCGCGGCGAGGGGGCGTGGGTCACCGATGTGGAGGGCAAGCGCTACCTCGACCTGCTCGCGGCGTACTCGGCCGTGAACTTCGGTCATCGGCATCCCGCGCTCGTCGCGGCGCTGGCCGAGCAGCTGGGCCGGGTGACGCTCGTCAGCCGCGCCTTCCAGAGCGACATGCTGGAGCCGTTCGCCGCCGCGCTCGCCGCCCTCTGCGGCAAGGAGCTCGTGCTGCCGATGAACACGGGTGCCGAGGCGGTGGAGACCGGCATCAAGGTCGCCCGCGCCTGGGGCTACCGCGTGAAGGGCATCCCGGAGGGGCAGGCCAGGATCATCGTCGCGGCGGGGAACTTCCACGGCCGCACGACGACGATCGTGGGCTTCAGCGACGACCCGACCGCGCGCGACGACTTCGGTCCGTACGCGCCGGGCTTCGACGCGGTGCCCTACGGCGACGCTGACGCCATCGCCGCCGCCATCACGGCGGACACCGCGGCGGTGCTGGTCGAGCCCATCCAGGGTGAGGCCGGGGTCGTGATCCCGCCGGAGGGCTACCTCCGGCGCATCCGCGAGATCTGCGACGAGAAGAACGTGCTGTTCATCGCCGACGAGATCCAGGCGGGGCTCGGGCGGGTCGGCGAGACGTTCGCGTGCGACCGCGAGGGCGTCGTCCCCGACCTGTACCTGCTCGGCAAGGCGCTCGGCGGCGGCATCCTTCCGGTGTCGGCCGTGGTGGGGAACGCCGATGTGCTCGGCGTGATCCGGCCCGGTGAGCACGGCTCCACCTTCGGCGGCAACCCGCTGGCGGCGGCCGTCGGCCTCCGCGTGGTGGAGATGCTGCAGACGGGCGAGTTCCAGGAGCGTGCGCGGGCGCTCGGCGCTCATCTCGAGCAGGCGCTGCAGCCGCTGATCGGCCACGGGGTCACCGGGGTGCGTCTGGCCGGGCTGTGGGCGGGCGTCGACATCGACCCCGCCGTCGGCACCGGCCGCGAGATCGCGGAGAAGCTGCTCGACCGGGGCGTGCTCGTGAAGGACACGCACGGGCAGACAATCCGCATCGCGCCGCCGCTCGTCATCCGGGCGACCGAGCTGGACTGGGCCGTCGAGCAGCTGAAGGTGGTTCTCGACGCCTGA
- the ddaH gene encoding dimethylargininase — MSTPETAVTTAPTRTAHRRHYLMCRPEHFTVNYSINPWMEPSRPTDTANAVAQWQKLYDLYVELGHEVELIDPLPGYPDMVYTANGGFLIDGRAYVPEFRFVERQGEAPAFADWFRAAGYDTVMPKEVNEGEGDFLLVGDVILAGTGFRSTGDSHREVGEVFGREVVSLNLTDPRFYHLDTAIAVLDPVQGVENGGPERANIAYLPGAFDDASRAELEKRFPDAILVSDEDGAVFGLNSSSDGYNVIISPRAKGFEQQLRERGYNPITVDLSELLLGGGGIKCCTLELRGAE; from the coding sequence ATGTCGACGCCGGAGACCGCCGTCACCACCGCCCCCACCCGCACCGCGCACCGCCGCCACTACCTGATGTGCCGTCCCGAGCACTTCACGGTGAACTACTCCATCAATCCGTGGATGGAGCCGTCGCGGCCCACCGACACCGCGAACGCCGTCGCCCAGTGGCAGAAGCTCTACGACCTTTACGTCGAGCTGGGCCACGAGGTGGAGCTCATCGATCCGCTGCCCGGCTACCCGGACATGGTCTACACGGCCAACGGCGGCTTCCTCATCGACGGGCGCGCCTACGTGCCGGAGTTCCGGTTCGTGGAGCGCCAGGGCGAGGCTCCGGCCTTCGCCGACTGGTTCCGCGCCGCCGGCTACGACACGGTCATGCCGAAGGAGGTCAACGAGGGCGAGGGCGACTTCCTCCTCGTCGGCGACGTCATCCTCGCCGGCACTGGCTTCCGCTCCACCGGCGACAGCCACCGCGAGGTCGGCGAGGTCTTCGGCCGGGAGGTCGTCTCGCTCAACCTCACCGACCCGCGCTTCTACCACCTCGACACCGCGATCGCCGTGCTCGATCCGGTTCAGGGCGTGGAGAACGGCGGCCCGGAGCGCGCGAACATCGCGTACCTCCCCGGCGCCTTCGACGACGCGAGCCGTGCCGAGCTGGAGAAGCGCTTCCCGGACGCGATCCTCGTCTCGGACGAGGACGGCGCGGTGTTCGGCCTGAACTCTTCCAGCGACGGCTACAACGTCATCATCTCGCCGCGGGCGAAGGGCTTCGAGCAGCAGCTCCGCGAGCGCGGCTACAACCCGATCACCGTCGACCTGTCCGAGCTGCTGCTCGGCGGCGGCGGCATCAAGTGCTGCACGCTCGAGCTGCGGGGTGCGGAGTGA
- a CDS encoding NAD(P)-dependent alcohol dehydrogenase, translating to MTETMPVWARETYGPASGTVLTRVPVPRPRRGEVVLRVRATALNAGDVRLLLGDPLLVRPFFGLTRPKHPVRGLDVAGTVVAVGADVVNAELGELVVGELQGGGGLATHARIAADRVVPIPPDVTTEAAACLPIAGGTAWQALDAARIGLRHRAQRVLVIGASGGVGTFAVQLAALRGAEVWATCRAQNALLLERLGAVHTLDHRTSPLADLPAGRFDAVVDIAGGIPLRDLQRLVRADGRVVLVTGDGGHVLGPVPRMICAAALSINGPRVVSLAARSRPEVLAKLLELVEEGHLVPVVERAHPFAEAVAALAHVEAGHTVGKVVVTQLED from the coding sequence ATGACCGAGACGATGCCCGTCTGGGCGCGCGAGACGTACGGTCCGGCATCGGGCACCGTGCTGACCCGGGTGCCCGTGCCGCGGCCGCGCCGGGGAGAGGTCGTGCTGCGGGTGCGGGCGACGGCGCTCAACGCCGGGGACGTGCGGCTGCTCCTCGGCGACCCGCTGCTCGTGCGGCCGTTCTTCGGCCTCACCCGTCCGAAGCACCCGGTGCGCGGCCTCGACGTCGCCGGCACCGTCGTGGCGGTCGGCGCCGACGTCGTGAACGCGGAGCTCGGCGAACTCGTCGTCGGGGAGCTGCAGGGCGGCGGGGGTCTCGCGACGCATGCGCGCATCGCGGCCGACCGGGTCGTCCCGATCCCGCCCGATGTGACCACCGAGGCCGCCGCGTGCCTGCCGATCGCCGGCGGGACGGCCTGGCAGGCCCTCGACGCGGCCCGGATCGGACTACGGCACCGGGCGCAGCGCGTGCTCGTGATCGGCGCGTCCGGGGGCGTGGGCACGTTCGCGGTGCAGCTCGCCGCACTCCGGGGTGCGGAGGTGTGGGCGACCTGCCGCGCGCAGAACGCCCTCCTGCTGGAACGTCTCGGCGCCGTGCACACGCTCGACCACCGCACGTCCCCGCTGGCCGACCTGCCCGCCGGTCGGTTCGATGCGGTCGTGGACATCGCGGGCGGGATTCCCCTCCGCGACCTCCAGCGGCTGGTGCGGGCGGACGGCCGGGTGGTGCTCGTGACGGGCGACGGCGGACACGTCCTCGGCCCGGTGCCGCGGATGATCTGCGCAGCGGCGCTCTCGATCAACGGGCCCCGCGTCGTGTCGCTCGCGGCCCGCTCCCGCCCCGAGGTGCTCGCGAAGCTGCTGGAGCTCGTGGAGGAAGGGCATCTGGTGCCCGTGGTGGAGCGGGCGCATCCGTTCGCGGAGGCGGTGGCGGCGCTCGCGCACGTCGAGGCCGGGCACACCGTCGGCAAGGTCGTGGTGACGCAGCTCGAGGACTGA
- a CDS encoding helix-turn-helix transcriptional regulator, with protein MVKPTLVSNSIRAHRERAGLTQAELARTIGVTRQTLIAIEQQKYSPTLELAFQIARAFGVGIDDLFAYPTDPGGAA; from the coding sequence ATGGTCAAGCCCACCCTCGTCTCCAACAGCATCCGCGCCCACCGCGAGCGCGCGGGACTCACCCAGGCCGAGCTCGCCCGCACGATCGGCGTGACGCGGCAGACCCTCATCGCGATCGAGCAGCAGAAGTACTCGCCGACGCTCGAGCTCGCGTTCCAGATCGCCCGGGCCTTCGGTGTCGGCATCGACGACCTGTTCGCGTACCCGACCGACCCCGGAGGTGCCGCATGA